In Micromonospora inyonensis, the genomic window ATCGTGACCCAGCGCATCACCAGCGCGGAGCTCACCTCGCGTAACCCGATCGGCCTCGACGGCAAGGCGCTGGTCGTCGCGGCGTCGCACTCGGGTAACACGCCCGAGACGGTGGCAGCTGCGGAGTTCGCGAAGAGCAAGGGCGCACTTGTCGCCGCCATCTCGCGCCAGGGCGACAACGGACTCTCGCGCCTCGGCGACGTGCATCTCGACTACCCCGACACCATCTCGATCACCGAGCCGAAGCTCGTGCACAACGAGCAGATCGCGGTCGCGCTCCTCGACGCGTACGGCGCTCCGGAGAAGGCTGCCGAACTGCGCGCCGGCATCCCCGCCCTTCCCGGTGCCCTCCGCGCCGTGAAGGACGAAGTCGCCGAGGCTGGTGAGCGCGTGGCCGATCTGCTGTCCCCCACGGACGCGCCTCTCAGCTACGTCGTCGGCGGTGGACCCGCCTACGGCATGGCGAAGATGATGGCATGGTGCTACTTCCAAGAGATGAGCTGGATGAACTCGGCCGCCATCAACGCCGGTGACTTCTTCCACGGGCCGCTGGAGATGGTGCTCGAAGACACCACGGTCGTCACGCTTGTTGCCGAAGACGCGAGTCGCGCTCTCGGCGAGCGGGTCATCCGCTTCGCCGAGAACCAGACCCGAAACTCTGCGGCCGTCGACACAGCCACCCTGTCCCTTCCCGGCATCCCTGCCGCAGCGCGCCCGGACCTGAGCGTGATCGCCCTGATGAGCGCCGAGCGCCGCGTGCTCGACCATGTCGCCGCGCGCCGCGGGCACGACACGTCCCAGCGCCGCTACATGTACAAGATCGTCTACTGAGCGGCGGACAGGAACTTCGGATGAGAGTCCTCGGTGCCGGTGACAACGTCGCCGATCGGTATCTGCATCAGGCAATGCTGTACCCGGGCGGCAACGCGTTGAATGTGGCCGTCTTCGCCGCCCGGCTCGGAGCGCGCACAGGCTATCTGGGCGTCCTCGGCGACGACGCGGCCGGCCGTCACATCCTGCGGGTCCTGCAGGCAGAGCACGTCGACACGTCGCTGACCCGCGTCGTGCACGGTCCCAACGCCACCGCCGACGTCGAGCTGCGCGGCAACGACCGGGTCTTCCTGCGGTCGGATCGTACGACGGCCCTGTTCGAGCTCGACGACGCGCAGCTGGCGGCGATGGCCGACTACGACGTCGTGCATTCCGGGTACGCCGGCTCTCTGCTGCCCCGCGTCCCCGAGATCGCCGAGCGCGCCCGGGTCTCTTTCGACTTCGGCAGCAGGTTCGAACTGGCTGAGGCGGAGCCGTACCTGACGCACCTACACCTCGCGAGCTTCTCGGGCAGCCATCTCGGCGAACCCGAAGCCCGCGCGCTCGTCCGGCGGATCCTCGACGCCGGCGCCGAGTACGCGCTGGTCACCCTCGGCTCGAGGGGTGCGCTGCTCGGCTCGTCGGCGGGCATCCGCTATCAGCAGGCGGACCGGGTCAACGCCCGGGACACCCTCGGCGCCGGCGACGCCTTCATCGCGGGGGTGCTCGTCGGGCTCGGCGCGGGTCGTGACATCCGCTCCACGCTCGTCGCGGCGAGTGCGCAGGCGGCGCAGGTGTGCCAGGTCAACGGCGCATTCGAGCGCGGCATCCCGTTCGACGCGGATGCCGTGCGGGCCGAGCACGCGCCAGACGACAACAGCAAGGACGATCAGAAAGCGGTGAGGGCATGACCTTGCGCATCGGCGTGGACACGGGCGGCACGTTCACGGATGTCTGCGCCTTCGACGAGCAGACGGGGTCCGTGCACGTGCGGAAGGTGTCCAGCACCCCTGACGACCCCGGGCGCGCGATCCTGCAGGGGGTCGTCGAGATCCTCGACCAGATCGGCGGCCGCACGATCGACGAGGTCGGCTATTTCGCGCACGGCACGACTGTCGGGACGAACGCGCTTCTCACCGGCCGAGGCGCGCTGACCGGCCTCATCACCACGCGCGGGTTCCGCGACCTGCTCGAACTCGGGCGCGGCCGCCGCCCCAGCATGTACGACCCGCAGGCCGACAAGCCCACGCCGCAGGTGCCCCGGCACCTGCGCAAGGAGGTCAGCGAACGGGTGCGGCACACCGGTGCCGTGGAGACACCGCTCGACGAGGATGACGTGCGCCGCGCCGTGCGGGAGCTGAAGGAGGAGGGGGTGCAGTCCATCGCCGTCTGCCTCCTCTACAGCTACCTGAACGCCGATCACGAGCAGCGTATCGGCGAGATCATCCGGGAGGAGATGCCGGGCGTCTACGTCTCGCTCTCCAGCGACGTCCTCCCGGAGTTCCGTGAATACGAGCGACTGTCGACGGTCGTGGCGAACTCGTACGTCGGTCCGGTGGTGGCGAACTACCTCGCGCGGCTGCGAGGGGTGCTCGCCGACCGGGGGCTCACCGCCGTGCCGCACGTGACGCAGAGCAACGGCGGAGTGATTCCGTTCTCCACCGCCGAGTCGCTTCCCGTTCGGCTCGTACTCTCCGGTCCCAGCACCGGTGTGGTGGGAGCAGCGCAGATCTGCTCGGCAGCCGGGTTCGACGACATCATCACGTTCGACATGGGCGGAACGTCATCGGACATCTCCCTCGTCCAGAGGGGCAGGCCCAAGGTCACCGCCGGGATGGAACTCGACGGTCGGCCGGTGCGGTCGCCGATGCTCGACATCCACACCGTGGGTGCCGGAGGCGGATCCCTGGCCTGGATCGACAGCGGCGGCCACCTGCGGGTCGGCCCACAGAGCGCCGGAGCCTTCCCCGGGCCCGCCTGCTACGGCAACGGCGACGAAGCCGCGGTCACCGACGCGAACGTCGTGCTGCGGATGCTCAATCCCGAGTATCTGCTCAACGGCCAGATGAAGATCGACCGCGAGGCGTCGATCGCCGCCGTGAAGCGACTGGCGACCCCGCTCGGGCTCAGCGTCGAGGAGACGGCACTCGGCATCCTCCGCGTCGTGACGGCGAACATGGCCCGGGCGATCCGCGTCGTCAGCGTGCAGCGCGGATACGACCCGCGGGAATACGCACTGGTCCCCTTCGGCGGCGCGGGGCCCCTGCATGCGTCGCGTCTGGCGCGTGAACTCGGGATGCGCACGATCGTCGTGCCCGAGGTCCCCGGGGCGCAGTCGGCGCTGGGTCTGCTGATGACGGATGTGAAGACCGACTTCATGCGAACCCAGATCACGTCCGTCGACGCGACGACGCAGGCGGCGCTCGACGAGGTGTTCGACGAGCTCACCGCGCGGGCGGCAGAGTGGTTCGTCGCGGAGGAGGTCGACGAGGCGGGACGCGCGCTGCGCAGCAGTATGGATCTGCGTTACCGCGGGCAGAACTTCGAACTCGCCGTCGACCTGCCCGAAGGGCACCGCTTCGCCGCCGACGGCACCGAAGCGGTCATCGAGCTCTTCCACGAGGCCCACGAGCGTGTCTACGGGTACCGCTCCGAGGACGCCCCGGTCGAGGTCGTCACCTTCCGCCTGGAGGCATCGGGGTCTGCGGCCCACGTCGACGTGCGCCGCGACGACGTCACGGCATCCGATCCGGCGAAGGCGGTGGTCGGAACGCGGAGCACCTGTTTCGATCCCGTCGAGGGCTATGTCGACATCCCCGTCTACGACCGAGTACGCCTCACCCCGGGTGACGTGATCTCCGGCCCCGCGATCGTGGAGCAGATGGACACCACGACCGTGCTGCTTCCGTCCGACGTCTGTCGGGTGGACGCCTACCGCAATCTGATTGTCGAGATCGGAGACCAGGCATGACGGCTGTAGAGCTGGACCCCGTGCTGGTGGAGGTCGTGGGCTCGGCCCTGTCGACCATCGTCGAGGAGATGAGCGAGACGCTGGTGAAGGCGGCGTACTCGCCGAACATCAAGGAGCGCCGCGACTGCACGGCGAGCCTGTTCGATGCCGAGGGTCAGGCCATCGCTCAGGATGAGGGCGGGTCGCCCCTCCACCTGGGCTCGCTGATGGGCATCGTGGCTGCACTGCGCGAGCGGTACGCCTTGGAGCAGATCCGGCCCGGCGACGTGTTCATCGGCAACGACCCCTACACCGGCGGCGGATCCCACCTGCCGGACATCGTGCTGGCCACGCCCATCTTCATCGAGGGTGAGCTGACAGCCTGGGCGGCCACGCTGGCCCACCATGCCGACTTCGGCGATCGCGGACATGCCCACATCTTCCAGGAGGCCATCCGCATCCCGCCCGTTCACCTCGTGCGCGAGGGTGCGCGTCAGGAGGAGCTGCTGCAGCTGATCCTGTTGAACTGCCAGGTCCCGGACGAGCGCATCGCAGACCTGCGCGCGCAGGAGGCAGCGCTGCGGGTGGCGGTGGCACGATACGGCGAGCTGTGCGAACGCCACGGCGCCGACGTCGTACGCGCGATCGGCGCGGAGCTGCTGGACTACACCGAGCGACGTACGC contains:
- a CDS encoding SIS domain-containing protein produces the protein MSELIPVPDDFEACVQHAIDQDNKARALVERAVERGVERVYLVGCGGSHFGTYPAFDLLDRYAPGIVTQRITSAELTSRNPIGLDGKALVVAASHSGNTPETVAAAEFAKSKGALVAAISRQGDNGLSRLGDVHLDYPDTISITEPKLVHNEQIAVALLDAYGAPEKAAELRAGIPALPGALRAVKDEVAEAGERVADLLSPTDAPLSYVVGGGPAYGMAKMMAWCYFQEMSWMNSAAINAGDFFHGPLEMVLEDTTVVTLVAEDASRALGERVIRFAENQTRNSAAVDTATLSLPGIPAAARPDLSVIALMSAERRVLDHVAARRGHDTSQRRYMYKIVY
- a CDS encoding PfkB family carbohydrate kinase, encoding MRVLGAGDNVADRYLHQAMLYPGGNALNVAVFAARLGARTGYLGVLGDDAAGRHILRVLQAEHVDTSLTRVVHGPNATADVELRGNDRVFLRSDRTTALFELDDAQLAAMADYDVVHSGYAGSLLPRVPEIAERARVSFDFGSRFELAEAEPYLTHLHLASFSGSHLGEPEARALVRRILDAGAEYALVTLGSRGALLGSSAGIRYQQADRVNARDTLGAGDAFIAGVLVGLGAGRDIRSTLVAASAQAAQVCQVNGAFERGIPFDADAVRAEHAPDDNSKDDQKAVRA
- a CDS encoding hydantoinase/oxoprolinase family protein, whose amino-acid sequence is MPGQRRIRARHPVRRGCRAGRARARRQQQGRSESGEGMTLRIGVDTGGTFTDVCAFDEQTGSVHVRKVSSTPDDPGRAILQGVVEILDQIGGRTIDEVGYFAHGTTVGTNALLTGRGALTGLITTRGFRDLLELGRGRRPSMYDPQADKPTPQVPRHLRKEVSERVRHTGAVETPLDEDDVRRAVRELKEEGVQSIAVCLLYSYLNADHEQRIGEIIREEMPGVYVSLSSDVLPEFREYERLSTVVANSYVGPVVANYLARLRGVLADRGLTAVPHVTQSNGGVIPFSTAESLPVRLVLSGPSTGVVGAAQICSAAGFDDIITFDMGGTSSDISLVQRGRPKVTAGMELDGRPVRSPMLDIHTVGAGGGSLAWIDSGGHLRVGPQSAGAFPGPACYGNGDEAAVTDANVVLRMLNPEYLLNGQMKIDREASIAAVKRLATPLGLSVEETALGILRVVTANMARAIRVVSVQRGYDPREYALVPFGGAGPLHASRLARELGMRTIVVPEVPGAQSALGLLMTDVKTDFMRTQITSVDATTQAALDEVFDELTARAAEWFVAEEVDEAGRALRSSMDLRYRGQNFELAVDLPEGHRFAADGTEAVIELFHEAHERVYGYRSEDAPVEVVTFRLEASGSAAHVDVRRDDVTASDPAKAVVGTRSTCFDPVEGYVDIPVYDRVRLTPGDVISGPAIVEQMDTTTVLLPSDVCRVDAYRNLIVEIGDQA